CTTTCCAAATGGAAGCTCAAGGGGTATGAGAACGTCGCTCCCGCGCTCCTCAACCACATCGCTCCCGGAGATTCCGACATCGATTCCATACTCGACGTAAACCGGAACGTCAAACGCCCTCGCCAGGAGGACCTCGTAGTTACCCACACTCTCGATGAGCCTCCGCTCGGCCGGAACCCTCAGCTCGATTCCAGCTTTTTTCAGGACTTCCAGAGAACCCTGGAGAAGCCGCCCCTTGGGGAGAACGAACCTTACCGGAGAGCCGTTGGAACGCTTCATTCACTCCACCTCCACAGGGATGCCCATCCTCACGAGCCTCTTGGCCTCAGCAAAGACCTCCCCCGGCTTCCCGCTCAGCTTCTTCCGGTTCCTGTCTCCTTTTTTCTTGAAGAGCTTCGAGAGTGCCCCCATATCGAAGGCAAAGCCGAAAGCTGGTTTCCCCTTGAACGTGTACTCCCCGCCACCGCCGAGGGGCTTCCCGAGTTCTGGCGAGTAAACCTCGAAGAGTACGTCGCGGTAGTAGGGTAGTGGCCTAACGGTGCCGAAGTCAATGAACAGCCTTTCGTCGTTAACCGCCTCGACTATTCTGTCCAGCTTCCGGTAGCCGCTCTCCTTCCCCCAGAAGTTGAAGAGCTCCCAGAGCTCCTCCTTCTTCTCCCCGCTTATCGGGAGGCGCTCGATTATCTCAAAGTTCCTCCTCACGAGTGCCCTGTAGACCTCCCCTCTGAACTCTGCTATTTCTTCAGTGGCCTCCTCCCAGACCCTCAGACTTCCGACGTCTACGTAGAACTCCTCTATCCCAAGGGCTTCGAGGGCGGTTACGGCGGTTAGGATGACCTCGGCGGCCATCTTCGTAACGTCCCCTCCAATGTACTCCACCCCTGCCTGCCATTGCCCCCTAACTCCCCCGTCAAGAACCTCGCTGATGTAGTAGAGCTTGAGCCTCTCAGGGGGCTCCTTGATGTTCTCCAATATCTGAGACGTTATGTCGGGTTTTATAACGTAGAATCCGTTGTTGTAGGCGAATCTCGTGCCCTTCCTCAGATTCTCGCTGTACTCCTCAATGGCGGGCAGGAAAATCTCGCGATAGCCCCACAGCTCGAAGGTTCTCCGCAGGTACCTGCCCACCTCAGACAGGTTCTCTGACTCCACTAGCAATCCCTTCCTCATACTAACCCCTCCAGATTCGCTATCAAAACAGCCCTCACAGGGGTTCTAACAAAGGCATCAGAACAGACGATGATGACAGTAATCCACCGGAAGGGGCACTACATCGGTGCTCGACAGGACAATCTTTCGAATTTCTTTCGGATTCTCTGCGGTCATTCTTGCCACCTCCACCGATGCCCGCTTCTGGTTGAACGTTTAAAACGTTATTCGAAAATTTTCTGTCTAAATTCATCGTGATTGGTATTTATTTGACGTATGTTCAAAGGGTATGGTTGGATATGGCCGATATATGCCGAAATGATAACGTTGACCTTCCGCAACGTTAATATCCCCTTCCGTCGATGTTCTATCGGGTGATTCTTTATGGAGATAACTGACAAGGAAGTTTTTGAGATTGCCATAAACGCCGAGATTAGGGCCAAGGAGGCCTATGAGAAGCTGGCCTCGCTCGTCAAGAGCGACATCATACGCGACGAACTCATCTTCCTGGCGAGAGAGGAGGACAAGCACCGCGAGATAATATCGAAGATGGCCGAGAAGTTCGAGGGTGAAAGAACGGAGGCGAAGACGATAGACATCGACTTCATGGGCGAGTTCAAGGTCATCGCCGAGAAGATGGGAGAGGTCATCAAGAAGCCAGACGTCAACATAGACGAGATCTACGAGATATCCATGCAGGCAGAGCTCGTCAGTGAGAAGCTTTACAAGGAGCTCGCCGGCTACGCGGCGACCGACACTACGAGGCTGATCCTAGAGATGCTCGCCGACATGGAGAGGAACCACTACAACATCCTCCGCAAGCAGTACGACTACATAACCCGCTATCCAGACATATACAAGGAGGAGTTCTACGACCAGCTGATGAAGGACATAAACTTCAACTTCTGACCTCTTTCCATTTCAGGACCACGAACTCCTTATAGTCCATCACCTTGACGAAGCCCTTTCCCATATAATATGAATAAGCCTCAAGCTCGGGGAAGGTTATCACGTAGGGCACCTTGCCGAGTTCACGAAGTCTCTCAATCGCAAACTCCAGCAGCCGGGAGCCGTACCCCCTGCCCTTGTACGAGGGGTCAACCATGAGGAACTCTATGAGTCCCGTCTTCGCGTCATTGATTTCATCCGGCACCCACCAAACGTCCTTGCCTTCAAGGTTGTAAACCAGCGCCACGGTGCCGATTATCCTCCCGTCACTATCGCGCAGGACGTAGAGCTCGTCGAACTCCTTCCCCAGGCGGAACTCGAGGAACGGCTCGTAGACCTCCCTGA
The Thermococcus radiotolerans genome window above contains:
- a CDS encoding ATP phosphoribosyltransferase regulatory subunit; the encoded protein is MRKGLLVESENLSEVGRYLRRTFELWGYREIFLPAIEEYSENLRKGTRFAYNNGFYVIKPDITSQILENIKEPPERLKLYYISEVLDGGVRGQWQAGVEYIGGDVTKMAAEVILTAVTALEALGIEEFYVDVGSLRVWEEATEEIAEFRGEVYRALVRRNFEIIERLPISGEKKEELWELFNFWGKESGYRKLDRIVEAVNDERLFIDFGTVRPLPYYRDVLFEVYSPELGKPLGGGGEYTFKGKPAFGFAFDMGALSKLFKKKGDRNRKKLSGKPGEVFAEAKRLVRMGIPVEVE
- a CDS encoding ferritin-like domain-containing protein, producing the protein MEITDKEVFEIAINAEIRAKEAYEKLASLVKSDIIRDELIFLAREEDKHREIISKMAEKFEGERTEAKTIDIDFMGEFKVIAEKMGEVIKKPDVNIDEIYEISMQAELVSEKLYKELAGYAATDTTRLILEMLADMERNHYNILRKQYDYITRYPDIYKEEFYDQLMKDINFNF
- a CDS encoding GNAT family N-acetyltransferase, whose amino-acid sequence is MSIERVEEPLSLKDELVLFVFRVYQGTNGAYPALEWVENKPGTDDFDGFREVYEPFLEFRLGKEFDELYVLRDSDGRIIGTVALVYNLEGKDVWWVPDEINDAKTGLIEFLMVDPSYKGRGYGSRLLEFAIERLRELGKVPYVITFPELEAYSYYMGKGFVKVMDYKEFVVLKWKEVRS